One segment of Penaeus chinensis breed Huanghai No. 1 chromosome 14, ASM1920278v2, whole genome shotgun sequence DNA contains the following:
- the LOC125032151 gene encoding uncharacterized protein LOC125032151 isoform X1: protein MATHFSMSSSLSSSPSPSSSSSSSSSSTSSSSSFSPSFSAPIATDDERFSPKREVEDELEGKKSCVVCGDPALFLQPSAALVCDSCRAFFWRSVVDANYKDFACARSWGCMVTVSARRACQACRFFSCLRAGMDISRAKREEEETPGPSRSPHASPSCSTETKGPGGAASAFASSSRGSPRAPGSLGPSEPSVSPHLRSSHSTIPLAASHFRAGHHSSGPCGSGSGPNPRVFVAPGGAQRSVITSSSSIRDPLSAPVKTEDSPSFKYPARLDPARSVIQSVLGSSSTPFRPPRSQERRRKSAQGVAGSGPSEVASSGQNNSNTTPPPVLNMKDLESLLTREDYTDLKELEESYHRAFENISVPMENRMIKPDELSKLYSFFIKRRANFLVSTSLYSTLVPADRPKLLRIAVSMCTYITGAHLMDTRNYMWPKQGEAAASPSTPMLSAATIRQYLSHEQFIRLMRFYVNYSSYYCDERIAIMMQVLSLAYPETGLEDPAVVEEGRRRYGGLLSRYLLAVYGPEAGVSMFRALLSSQVEMRQLVEINQHVELVPRVSRQEDTNAGAVLNKGIQLVCDGAMEIIDQLMKQQGSSHENSLISELQQRSRALAVVRPESEAKVDDPEHLVVIKDVLRRLANCNDPKLLADARRIIPTDLLKQFHKMLE from the exons ATGGCGACGCACTTCTccatgtcttcctctctctcctcctccccctccccctcctcatcctcatcctcttcctcttcctctacctcttcctcctcctctttctccccttccttctccgcccCGATAGCCACGGATGATGAGAGATTTTCCccaaagagagaagtggaggatgaACTCGAAGGAAAGAAG TCGTGCGTCGTATGCGGAGACCCCGCCCTTTTCCTTCAGCCGAGCGCCGCCCTCGTCTGCGACTCCTGCAGGGCCTTCTTCTGGAGGAGTGTCGTGGACGCAAATTACAAAGACTTCGCCTGCGCCAGAAGCTGGGGCTGCATGGTCACAGTCTCAGCGAGGAGAGCTTGTCAAGCCTGCAG ATTTTTTAGCTGTCTGCGAGCGGGGATGGACATCTCGCGGgccaagagagaggaggaggagactccTGGACCTTCGCGCTCTCCTCATGCAAGTCCCTCATGCAGCACGGAGACAAAAGGCCCCGGAGGAGCCGCCAGCGCCTTCGCCAGCAGTTCCCGAGGTTCCCCTCGGGCGCCCGGGTCTCTGGGGCCTTCAGAGCCTTCGGTGAGCCCGCACTTGAGGTCTAGTCATTCTACCATTCCGCTCGCAGCGTCCCACTTCAGGGCCGGACACCATTCCTCCGGCCCTTGCGGGTCCGGTTCGGGTCCTAACCCCCGCGTCTTCGTCGCTCCTGGCGGTGCCCAGCGCTCGGTCATCACGTCGAGCTCGTCGATTCGGGATCCCTTGTCTGCTCCTGTTAAGACGGAGGATTCACCTTCTTTTAAGTATCCTGCGCGACTTGATCCTGCGCGGTCTGTCATTCAGAGCGTCCTGGGGTCATCGTCGACGCCGTTTCGTCCGCCAAGGAGCCAGGAGAGAAGACGGAAATCGGCGCAGGGAGTCGCGGGTTCGGGTCCGAGTGAAGTAGCTTCGAGTGGACAGAACAACAGTAATACGACGCCTCCTCCTGTACTTAACATGAAAGATCTGGAGTCTCTACTGACGCGCGAAGATTACACGGACCTGAAGGAGCTGGAGGAGTCCTACCACCGAGCGTTCGAGAACATTTCCGTGCCAATGGAGAACCGCATGATCAAGCCGGACGAACTGAGCAAACTGTATAGCTTCTTCATCAAGCGGCGCGCCAACTTCCTGGTGAGCACGTCGCTGTACAGCACCCTAGTCCCCGCGGATCGGCCGAAGCTCCTGAGGATCGCGGTGTCCATGTGCACCTACATCACCGGCGCCCACCTCATGGACACACGGAATTATATGTGGCCAAAGCAAGGAGAGGCGGCGGCCAGCCCCTCAACCCCCATGCTGTCTGCCGCCACCATCCGCCAGTACCTGTCGCACGAGCAGTTCATTCGCCTCATGCGCTTCTACGTCAACTACTCCTCGTATTACTGCGACGAGCGAATAGCCATCATGATGCAGGTATTGTCCCTGGCCTATCCGGAGACGGGGCTGGAGGATCCTGCCGTGGTGGAAGAAGGCAGGAGGCGCTATGGCGGCCTACTGTCGCGTTACCTGCTGGCAGTGTACGGCCCCGAGGCGGGGGTTAGCATGTTCAGGGCGCTCCTCAGCAGCCAGGTCGAGATGAGGCAGCTGGTGGAGATTAACCAGCACGTGGAGCTGGTGCCTCGGGTATCCAGACAAGAGGACACGAACGCCGGGGCGGTGCTGAACAAAGGGATCCAGCTGGTGTGTGACGGCGCCATGGAGATCATCGATCAGCTGATGAAGCAGCAGGGAAGCAGCCACGAGAACAGCCTCATCTCGGAGCTACAGCAGAGATCTCGCGCGCTCGCGGTGGTCAGGCCCGAAAGCGAGGCGAAAGTGGACGACCCCGAGCACCTGGTTGTGATCAAAGACGTGCTGCGGCGTCTGGCCAACTGCAATGACCCGAAACTCCTGGCGGATGCCCGGCGAATCATACCCACGGATCTCTTGAAACAGTTTCATAAAATGCTCGAGTGA
- the LOC125032151 gene encoding uncharacterized protein LOC125032151 isoform X2: MKTHSCVVCGDPALFLQPSAALVCDSCRAFFWRSVVDANYKDFACARSWGCMVTVSARRACQACRFFSCLRAGMDISRAKREEEETPGPSRSPHASPSCSTETKGPGGAASAFASSSRGSPRAPGSLGPSEPSVSPHLRSSHSTIPLAASHFRAGHHSSGPCGSGSGPNPRVFVAPGGAQRSVITSSSSIRDPLSAPVKTEDSPSFKYPARLDPARSVIQSVLGSSSTPFRPPRSQERRRKSAQGVAGSGPSEVASSGQNNSNTTPPPVLNMKDLESLLTREDYTDLKELEESYHRAFENISVPMENRMIKPDELSKLYSFFIKRRANFLVSTSLYSTLVPADRPKLLRIAVSMCTYITGAHLMDTRNYMWPKQGEAAASPSTPMLSAATIRQYLSHEQFIRLMRFYVNYSSYYCDERIAIMMQVLSLAYPETGLEDPAVVEEGRRRYGGLLSRYLLAVYGPEAGVSMFRALLSSQVEMRQLVEINQHVELVPRVSRQEDTNAGAVLNKGIQLVCDGAMEIIDQLMKQQGSSHENSLISELQQRSRALAVVRPESEAKVDDPEHLVVIKDVLRRLANCNDPKLLADARRIIPTDLLKQFHKMLE, encoded by the exons TCGTGCGTCGTATGCGGAGACCCCGCCCTTTTCCTTCAGCCGAGCGCCGCCCTCGTCTGCGACTCCTGCAGGGCCTTCTTCTGGAGGAGTGTCGTGGACGCAAATTACAAAGACTTCGCCTGCGCCAGAAGCTGGGGCTGCATGGTCACAGTCTCAGCGAGGAGAGCTTGTCAAGCCTGCAG ATTTTTTAGCTGTCTGCGAGCGGGGATGGACATCTCGCGGgccaagagagaggaggaggagactccTGGACCTTCGCGCTCTCCTCATGCAAGTCCCTCATGCAGCACGGAGACAAAAGGCCCCGGAGGAGCCGCCAGCGCCTTCGCCAGCAGTTCCCGAGGTTCCCCTCGGGCGCCCGGGTCTCTGGGGCCTTCAGAGCCTTCGGTGAGCCCGCACTTGAGGTCTAGTCATTCTACCATTCCGCTCGCAGCGTCCCACTTCAGGGCCGGACACCATTCCTCCGGCCCTTGCGGGTCCGGTTCGGGTCCTAACCCCCGCGTCTTCGTCGCTCCTGGCGGTGCCCAGCGCTCGGTCATCACGTCGAGCTCGTCGATTCGGGATCCCTTGTCTGCTCCTGTTAAGACGGAGGATTCACCTTCTTTTAAGTATCCTGCGCGACTTGATCCTGCGCGGTCTGTCATTCAGAGCGTCCTGGGGTCATCGTCGACGCCGTTTCGTCCGCCAAGGAGCCAGGAGAGAAGACGGAAATCGGCGCAGGGAGTCGCGGGTTCGGGTCCGAGTGAAGTAGCTTCGAGTGGACAGAACAACAGTAATACGACGCCTCCTCCTGTACTTAACATGAAAGATCTGGAGTCTCTACTGACGCGCGAAGATTACACGGACCTGAAGGAGCTGGAGGAGTCCTACCACCGAGCGTTCGAGAACATTTCCGTGCCAATGGAGAACCGCATGATCAAGCCGGACGAACTGAGCAAACTGTATAGCTTCTTCATCAAGCGGCGCGCCAACTTCCTGGTGAGCACGTCGCTGTACAGCACCCTAGTCCCCGCGGATCGGCCGAAGCTCCTGAGGATCGCGGTGTCCATGTGCACCTACATCACCGGCGCCCACCTCATGGACACACGGAATTATATGTGGCCAAAGCAAGGAGAGGCGGCGGCCAGCCCCTCAACCCCCATGCTGTCTGCCGCCACCATCCGCCAGTACCTGTCGCACGAGCAGTTCATTCGCCTCATGCGCTTCTACGTCAACTACTCCTCGTATTACTGCGACGAGCGAATAGCCATCATGATGCAGGTATTGTCCCTGGCCTATCCGGAGACGGGGCTGGAGGATCCTGCCGTGGTGGAAGAAGGCAGGAGGCGCTATGGCGGCCTACTGTCGCGTTACCTGCTGGCAGTGTACGGCCCCGAGGCGGGGGTTAGCATGTTCAGGGCGCTCCTCAGCAGCCAGGTCGAGATGAGGCAGCTGGTGGAGATTAACCAGCACGTGGAGCTGGTGCCTCGGGTATCCAGACAAGAGGACACGAACGCCGGGGCGGTGCTGAACAAAGGGATCCAGCTGGTGTGTGACGGCGCCATGGAGATCATCGATCAGCTGATGAAGCAGCAGGGAAGCAGCCACGAGAACAGCCTCATCTCGGAGCTACAGCAGAGATCTCGCGCGCTCGCGGTGGTCAGGCCCGAAAGCGAGGCGAAAGTGGACGACCCCGAGCACCTGGTTGTGATCAAAGACGTGCTGCGGCGTCTGGCCAACTGCAATGACCCGAAACTCCTGGCGGATGCCCGGCGAATCATACCCACGGATCTCTTGAAACAGTTTCATAAAATGCTCGAGTGA